A window from Heteronotia binoei isolate CCM8104 ecotype False Entrance Well chromosome 15, APGP_CSIRO_Hbin_v1, whole genome shotgun sequence encodes these proteins:
- the LOC132583969 gene encoding olfactory receptor 4D10-like, translating into MDSENTTRRVKEFQLLGLTTNHPVQYVLFMAFLTICITTWLGNLTIIAAVFTDHRLRSPMYFLLGNLAFVDLSESSVTVPKMLWDLTLQRKVISFDGCMAQIFFFHFTGGAAIFLLMVMALDRYVAIYKPLQYFTIMNPRMCVGLVAGAWLGGFVHSLVQIVLIVRLPFCGPNILDNYYCDVPQVIKLACTDTFLIELLMFSNSGLLTIFIFFALVVSYTIILVQIRVHVTEGKTKALSTCGAQITMVCIHFVPCILIYGRPFQKFSEDKALSTLFTVITPMLNPLIYTLRNTEMKNAIKRLLKRNVFSEIK; encoded by the coding sequence ATGGATTCAGAGAACACTACCAGAAGAGTAAAAGAATTTCAGCTTCTTGGCCTCACAACAAACCATCCTGTACAGTATGTCCTCTTTATGGCATTCCTCACAATATGTATCACAACTTGGTTGGGCAACCTTACAATAATCGCTGCAGTGTTCACTGACCACCGGCTTCGGTCCCCAATGTACTTTCTGCTGGGAAATCTGGCCTTTGTAGATCTCAGTGAGTCTTCAGTTACTGTGCCAAAGATGCTGTGGGACCTCACCCTGCAACGTAAGGTTATTTCTTTTGATGGATGCATGGCACAGATATTCTTCTTCCACTTCACTGGAGGTGCTGCAATCTTTCTTCTCATGGTCATGGCATTGGACCGGTATGTGGCTATCTATAAACCACTTCAGTATTTCACTATAATGAACCCTAGAATGTGTGTAGGACTTGTGGCAGGAGCATGGTTGGGTGGGTTTGTTCACTCTCTTGTCCAGATAGTGCTAATAGTAAGATTACCATTCTGTGGACCCAACATTTTGGACAACTACTACTGTGATGTGCCTCAAGTTATCAAGCTAGCCTGCACTGACACATTTCTTATAGAACTGCTAATGTTCTCCAACAGTGGGCTTCTCACCATCTTTATTTTCTTTGCACTGGTTGTGTCATATACTATCATCTTGGTCCAAATAAGAGTACATGTCACAGAAGGAAAAACAAAAGCTCTTTCCACTTGTGGGGCTCAAATAACAATGGTATGCATTCATTTTGTCCCCTGCATCTTGATCTATGGTCGACCTTTCCAGAAATTTTCAGAGGATAAGGCTCTTTCAACACTCTTCACAGTCATCACACCAATGCTGAATCCCCTGATCTATACATTGAGAAACACTGAGATGAAGAATGCAATTAAGAGATTATTAAAAAGAAATGTATTTTCAGAGATAAAATAA